In Streptomyces sp. NBC_00433, a single genomic region encodes these proteins:
- a CDS encoding phosphotransferase, with amino-acid sequence MESEVPLSGGRITPGVVRVSDTVRRPVAASSAFVVELLGGLWQQGFTGAPRHLGFDAAGRQVLSYLPGWVPARFQRWSDPQVAAAGALLRAFHDATRGSRLAGRHPVVCHHDPGPNNTVFTNDVPVAFIDFDTAAPGNPLEDLGYMAWTWCISSKSDAPPTPAQAAQVRVLADAYGLHSAARSRLIDATLDRQTRNAHWWRSHLASPPPHVADDHEIAERIRWSEREHAYTSVNRAIFQAHLA; translated from the coding sequence ATGGAGAGCGAAGTGCCGTTGTCCGGCGGGCGCATCACCCCTGGTGTAGTCAGGGTCAGCGACACGGTCCGGCGTCCGGTCGCGGCGTCGTCCGCGTTCGTCGTCGAGCTGCTCGGTGGCCTCTGGCAACAGGGCTTCACCGGCGCTCCACGTCACCTCGGGTTCGACGCGGCCGGCCGGCAGGTCCTCAGTTACCTTCCCGGCTGGGTGCCGGCCCGCTTCCAACGCTGGAGCGACCCCCAGGTGGCCGCCGCGGGCGCCCTGCTCCGCGCCTTCCACGACGCCACCCGTGGCAGCCGCCTGGCCGGCCGGCACCCCGTGGTCTGTCACCACGACCCGGGGCCGAACAACACGGTCTTCACGAACGACGTCCCGGTCGCCTTCATCGACTTCGACACCGCCGCCCCCGGCAATCCCCTTGAGGACCTCGGATACATGGCGTGGACCTGGTGCATCTCCTCCAAATCCGACGCTCCGCCCACACCCGCGCAGGCGGCGCAGGTGCGCGTCCTCGCCGACGCGTACGGGCTCCACTCCGCCGCCCGCTCCCGCCTCATCGACGCCACGCTCGACCGCCAGACCCGAAACGCCCATTGGTGGCGCAGCCACCTCGCCAGCCCGCCGCCGCACGTCGCTGATGACCACGAGATCGCCGAACGTATCCGGTGGTCCGAGCGTGAGCACGCCTACACCTCGGTCAATCGCGCGATCTTCCAAGCACACCTGGCCTGA
- a CDS encoding IS110 family transposase codes for MAAIWAGIDAGKTHHHCVVIDETGGRLLSRRVANDEPELLQLLADVLALGDEVTWGIDLADGGAALAIALLLNHGQRTYYISGRAIHRASEGYRGEGKTDAKDAAVIADQARIRRDLHLLRTGDEIATDLKLLTVHRSDLVADRTRTVNRLRAHLTGIFPALDRALDLTNTGPLTLLTGYQTPAALRRLGPRRLETWLRNRKVRGAGQIAESALEAAGNQHTSLPGEKMAARMVRTLASQVIALNQQIAEMDKLIGARFREHGHAEILASLPGLGPILGAEFLAATGGDMDAFGSPDRLAGFAGVAPAPRDSGKISGNLRRPQRYNRKLQRVFYTSALISIRCCEESRRFYDRKRAEGKRHTQAVLALARRRVNVIWALLRDQRCYQPARPGTPAPAGTS; via the coding sequence GTGGCCGCCATCTGGGCCGGTATCGACGCAGGTAAGACCCATCACCACTGCGTGGTGATCGACGAGACCGGGGGTCGGCTGCTGTCGCGACGCGTCGCTAACGACGAGCCGGAACTGCTCCAACTGCTCGCCGACGTCTTGGCTCTGGGCGACGAGGTGACCTGGGGCATCGACCTCGCCGACGGCGGTGCCGCCCTGGCCATCGCCTTGCTCCTCAACCACGGCCAACGCACCTACTACATCTCTGGGCGAGCCATCCACCGCGCCTCCGAGGGCTACCGCGGCGAAGGCAAGACTGACGCCAAGGACGCGGCCGTCATCGCCGACCAGGCCCGCATCCGCCGCGACCTGCACCTCTTGCGGACTGGTGACGAGATCGCTACCGACCTGAAGCTGCTCACCGTCCACCGCTCGGACCTGGTCGCCGACCGCACCCGCACCGTCAACAGGCTCCGCGCCCACCTCACCGGTATTTTTCCGGCCTTGGACCGGGCACTGGACCTCACCAACACCGGACCACTGACCCTGCTGACCGGCTACCAGACCCCCGCCGCGCTTCGACGCCTCGGCCCCCGGCGGCTGGAGACCTGGCTGCGAAACCGCAAGGTTCGCGGCGCGGGCCAGATAGCTGAATCGGCGCTGGAGGCCGCTGGGAATCAGCACACCAGCCTCCCGGGCGAGAAGATGGCCGCACGGATGGTCCGCACCCTGGCCAGCCAGGTAATAGCGCTCAACCAGCAGATCGCTGAGATGGACAAGCTCATCGGCGCCCGATTTCGCGAGCACGGCCACGCCGAGATCCTCGCGAGCCTGCCGGGTCTGGGCCCCATCCTCGGTGCCGAGTTCCTGGCCGCCACCGGCGGCGACATGGACGCCTTCGGTAGTCCGGACCGGCTCGCCGGCTTCGCCGGCGTCGCACCCGCGCCTCGCGATTCGGGCAAGATCAGCGGCAACCTCCGCCGTCCGCAACGCTACAACCGCAAGCTCCAGCGGGTCTTCTACACCTCCGCGCTGATCAGCATCCGCTGCTGCGAGGAATCACGGCGCTTCTACGACCGCAAGCGCGCCGAGGGCAAGCGCCACACCCAGGCCGTCCTCGCCCTGGCGCGACGACGCGTCAACGTCATCTGGGCACTCCTGCGCGACCAACGCTGCTACCAGCCAGCACGGCCAGGGACGCCCGCACCTGCTGGGACGAGTTGA
- a CDS encoding replication-relaxation family protein, producing MAGTPITQPGEQTKRRRRAGNPAGSTNALREDVLKVLGVMKVATADQIQRTAAPHLTYRHTAKPTAAKRKEARTAAHRGALADLRASGQVLFGGHTRTGEGLRLLTQLGLDSATGPLGRPKNEIGGAARGAGRSGAQHAMSVNETILALLSPKPDLALLAGEPPEAVEAARAAAAQPGLGSLGSYVTEVHLPYTGTWSTQGKSGVQADIVVAVPDGRVPLLFVEVDNCFEEAAVLAAKFDKYARFFARQITDTNGEDLPMWRQKWSATPTGYGDAPHPPVLLVFNQIGPRNAKATMKQVAGRTLHHWQGERHRQHSTYDGCIPIVATTLERLREHGPAGPAFWRFGRSGFQPLDDAVGNPRKVAADAAYRAAEARRVEQLRAKEAAEREARRPKCTRCGTKFTDQRWKESEEDAWGTPTDSHPKLCGDCKLLALEVERIRKAAKKEADRKRREAAKAAKEAAEAEAARKASGILGRFRR from the coding sequence ATGGCAGGCACACCGATCACACAGCCGGGCGAGCAGACCAAGCGGCGCAGGCGGGCCGGCAACCCGGCCGGGTCGACGAACGCCCTGCGCGAGGACGTGCTGAAGGTGCTGGGGGTGATGAAGGTCGCCACCGCCGACCAGATCCAGCGCACGGCCGCCCCGCACCTGACCTACCGGCACACGGCCAAGCCGACGGCGGCTAAGCGGAAGGAGGCCCGCACGGCCGCTCACCGTGGGGCGCTGGCGGACCTGCGCGCCTCGGGGCAGGTGCTGTTCGGCGGCCACACCCGTACCGGGGAGGGCCTGCGGCTGCTCACCCAGCTGGGGCTGGACTCCGCGACGGGTCCGCTGGGCCGGCCGAAGAACGAGATCGGGGGCGCCGCCCGGGGCGCGGGCCGCTCGGGCGCGCAGCACGCGATGTCGGTCAACGAGACGATCCTGGCCCTGCTCAGCCCGAAGCCGGACCTGGCCCTGCTGGCCGGTGAACCCCCGGAGGCGGTGGAAGCGGCCCGCGCCGCCGCCGCGCAGCCGGGACTGGGCTCGCTCGGCTCGTACGTCACCGAGGTGCACCTGCCCTACACCGGGACCTGGTCGACGCAGGGCAAGAGCGGCGTCCAGGCCGACATCGTCGTTGCGGTACCGGACGGCAGGGTGCCGCTGCTGTTCGTGGAGGTCGACAACTGCTTTGAGGAAGCCGCCGTGCTGGCGGCCAAGTTCGACAAGTACGCCCGCTTCTTCGCCCGGCAGATCACCGACACCAACGGGGAGGACCTGCCAATGTGGCGCCAGAAGTGGAGCGCCACGCCCACCGGCTACGGCGACGCGCCGCACCCACCGGTGCTGCTGGTCTTCAACCAGATCGGGCCCCGCAACGCGAAGGCGACCATGAAGCAAGTCGCGGGACGCACCCTTCACCACTGGCAGGGCGAGCGCCACCGGCAGCACAGCACCTACGACGGGTGCATCCCGATCGTGGCGACCACGCTGGAGCGCTTGCGCGAGCACGGCCCGGCCGGGCCTGCGTTCTGGCGCTTCGGCCGCTCCGGCTTCCAGCCGCTGGACGACGCGGTGGGCAACCCTCGCAAAGTCGCCGCCGACGCGGCTTACCGGGCCGCCGAGGCCCGCCGGGTAGAGCAGCTCCGGGCCAAGGAGGCCGCCGAGCGTGAGGCCCGCCGGCCGAAGTGCACCCGCTGCGGCACGAAATTCACCGACCAGCGGTGGAAGGAGTCCGAAGAGGACGCTTGGGGTACCCCGACCGACAGCCACCCCAAGCTGTGCGGGGACTGCAAACTGCTCGCGCTCGAGGTGGAGCGGATCCGCAAGGCCGCGAAGAAGGAAGCTGACCGCAAGCGCCGCGAGGCGGCCAAGGCCGCGAAGGAGGCAGCCGAAGCCGAAGCCGCCCGCAAGGCGAGCGGGATTCTGGGGCGCTTCCGCCGCTGA
- a CDS encoding IS3 family transposase (programmed frameshift), whose protein sequence is MAMKDYSDEFKADAVALYESTPGAIYKSIAADLGVNRATLREWVLRDRERRGITAAAAKPGAQPREAVPSADPHERVRQLEARVAELEASERKLATERDILRKAAKYFRRDELVRSRFQFVDDHRDTYEVKRLCQVLDVNRSSYYKWLAGAEARATRQREDRVLAEEIRQVHGESGGAYGSPRITAELREKGRRVNEKRIARVMRTFSITGIRLRRRVRTTVPDPAASPVPDLFQRDFTATEPGRKYMGDITYLPLAGGEFLYLATVLDCFSRKVVGWSIADHMRTGLVTDALRMAASTRGRLDGAVFHCDHGAQYGSRAYAGLCDQLGVTRSMGAIGTSADNAACESFHASLKHETLQGATDYGDSDTCRRTVFAWLTRYNTRRRHSANGHLSPNEYEHRHHTAKLTLAA, encoded by the exons ATGGCGATGAAGGACTACTCGGACGAGTTCAAGGCCGATGCCGTGGCCCTGTACGAGTCCACACCCGGGGCGATCTACAAGAGCATCGCCGCTGACCTGGGCGTCAACAGGGCGACCCTGCGGGAGTGGGTGCTGCGGGACCGCGAACGCCGTGGCATCACCGCCGCGGCTGCGAAGCCGGGCGCCCAGCCCCGGGAGGCCGTGCCGTCCGCTGATCCGCACGAGCGGGTCCGACAGCTGGAGGCCCGGGTGGCCGAGTTGGAGGCAAGTGAGCGCAAGCTCGCCACCGAGCGGGACATCCTCCGCAAGGCGGCCAAGTATTTC CGGAGAGACGAACTGGTGAGGAGCCGCTTCCAGTTCGTTGACGACCACCGGGACACCTACGAGGTGAAGCGGCTCTGCCAGGTCCTGGATGTGAACCGGTCCAGCTACTACAAGTGGCTCGCCGGCGCCGAGGCCCGGGCCACCCGGCAGCGGGAGGACCGGGTCCTGGCCGAGGAGATCCGTCAGGTCCACGGCGAGTCCGGCGGCGCCTACGGCTCCCCGCGAATCACGGCCGAGCTCCGCGAGAAAGGGCGGCGGGTCAACGAAAAGAGGATCGCCCGGGTCATGCGAACGTTCTCCATCACCGGCATCCGCCTGCGCAGACGCGTGCGCACCACCGTCCCGGACCCGGCAGCCTCACCGGTCCCGGACCTGTTCCAGCGGGACTTCACCGCCACCGAGCCGGGTCGCAAATACATGGGCGACATCACGTATCTCCCGCTCGCAGGCGGGGAGTTCCTCTATCTCGCGACCGTGCTGGACTGCTTCAGCCGCAAGGTCGTCGGCTGGTCCATCGCCGACCACATGCGCACCGGCCTGGTCACCGACGCACTGCGGATGGCAGCCTCGACCCGCGGCCGCCTGGACGGCGCAGTGTTCCACTGCGACCACGGAGCGCAATACGGATCCCGGGCCTACGCCGGCCTCTGCGACCAGCTCGGGGTCACCCGCTCGATGGGCGCGATCGGCACCAGCGCCGACAACGCGGCCTGCGAAAGCTTCCACGCCTCCCTCAAACACGAGACCCTCCAGGGCGCCACCGACTACGGCGACTCCGACACCTGCCGCAGAACCGTCTTCGCCTGGCTGACCCGCTACAACACCCGCCGCCGGCACTCCGCCAACGGCCACCTCAGCCCCAACGAATACGAACACCGACACCACACCGCTAAACTCACACTCGCCGCGTGA
- a CDS encoding helicase associated domain-containing protein: protein MNGNRLLTSARHTGVQRPCRGGPGHSPRAAKEFHAREGSLQAVPRKAVVQLSELDGSQIAVKLGLFVDNCRRRADKLSAERRQELDALGMRW, encoded by the coding sequence ATGAACGGGAACCGGCTGCTGACATCAGCCCGCCACACGGGCGTACAGCGCCCCTGCCGGGGCGGTCCGGGTCACTCCCCACGGGCGGCCAAGGAGTTCCACGCCCGCGAGGGCAGCCTCCAGGCTGTTCCCCGCAAGGCGGTCGTCCAGCTCAGCGAACTGGACGGGTCGCAGATCGCCGTGAAACTGGGGCTGTTCGTCGACAACTGCAGGCGCCGGGCCGACAAGCTGAGCGCGGAACGGCGCCAGGAACTCGACGCACTCGGCATGCGCTGGTGA